A genomic segment from Schistocerca piceifrons isolate TAMUIC-IGC-003096 chromosome 4, iqSchPice1.1, whole genome shotgun sequence encodes:
- the LOC124794988 gene encoding protein SEC13 homolog, protein MVSVLNSIDTGHEDLIHDAQMDFYGLRMATCSSDHSVKVFDVKDGNQTLTADLKGHYGPVWQVAWSHPKYGNLLATCSYDRKVIIWKESGTWSILYEYTGHESSVNSIAWAPHEYGLILACGSSDGSLSILSSNSDTGTWEAKKIPNAHTIGCNAVSWCPSTAPNPLFDASASGKPAVNTKRLASGGCDNLVKIWKEEGDRWVEESKLEMHSDWVRDVAWAPSIGLPKSVIASCSQDRRVVIWYSDDYVTWNPTVLHTFDDVVWNVSWSLIGNILAVSCGDNKVSLWKESPEGLWVSISEIAKGQAQMVGNEQRAL, encoded by the coding sequence ATGGTATCCGTGCTTAACTCAATTGATACTGGGCACGAAGATCTGATACATGATGCCCAAATGGACTTTTATGGCCTCCGCATGGCGACATGTTCGTCAGATCATTCGGTAAAAGTTTTCGACGTTAAGGATGGAAATCAAACACTGACAGCAGATTTGAAAGGTCACTACGGCCCAGTTTGGCAAGTGGCATGGTCTCATCCAAAGTACGGGAATTTATTAGCAACTTGCTCATACGACAGGAAAGTCATCATATGGAAGGAATCTGGTACCTGGTCTATACTGTATGAGTATACAGGTCACGAATCATCTGTGAATTCTATAGCTTGGGCGCCTCATGAATATGGTCTTATACTTGCTTGTGGTAGTTCAGATGGTTCGTTGTCCATTTTAAGCAGTAATAGCGATACGGGAACCTGGGAAGCGAAGAAGATACCAAATGCTCATACCATCGGATGCAATGCTGTTAGTTGGTGCCCGTCAACTGCACCAAATCCATTGTTTGATGCCTCTGCTTCTGGGAAACCAGCTGTGAATACGAAGAGATTAGCATCCGGGGGTTGTGACAATCTTGTGAAGATATGGAAAGAAGAAGGTGATCGCTGGGTGGAGGAATCCAAGCTAGAGATGCACTCAGATTGGGTGCGTGATGTTGCATGGGCACCATCCATCGGTCTCCCGAAGAGCGTTATAGCAAGCTGTTCGCAAGATCGGCGAGTTGTCATTTGGTATAGTGATGATTATGTTACGTGGAATCCCACAGTGCTCCACACATTTGATGATGTTGTGTGGAATGTCAGCTGGTCTTTAATAGGAAACATTTTAGCTGTATCATGTGGTGACAACAAAGTTAGTTTATGGAAAGAGAGCCCAGAAGGACTATGGGTAAGCATAAGTGAGATTGCCAAAGGACAGGCTCAGATGGTTGGCAATGAACAGAGAGCACTTTAA